The following nucleotide sequence is from uncultured Roseateles sp..
AGGCCGGCGCGTGCGCTTTGTCGGCAACACGCGCTGGAGCGATTTCGAGGTTTTCGGCGCCCAGCAGCTGGACCGTGCGATGCGCGCCGGCGCCTATTTTCAGCGGGTCATGGGGGCGACGCGCCATGGTGCGGTGTTCGACGCCAAGGCCGTGCGGGAGGAGGGGCTGCTGTGCCGCGACTGGCTGGCCAAGAACCTTGCCGAACCGGCCCAGGGGCGCTGGGATGCGCAGGTCGCGATCACCCATTTCGCGCCCAGCCTGCGTAGCGCCGACAGCCGCTACGGCAACCAGCCCGGCACGGCGAGTTTCTGCAACAACGACGAGGCGCTACTGCCTCTGGTGGATGTCTGGCTGCACGGCCATCTACATTGTCGGCATGACTATCTGTTTGCCCACGGAGGCGGCGCAACGCGGGTGCTCAGCAATGCCAGGGGCCTGTTGCGCAAGGGCGAGGCCGACGGCCATGACCCGCTGAAAACCTTCGAGGTCTTTGGCGAAAGCTGATCAGCGCCGCGACAACCAGGACATCGGCGCTTCCTGCTTGTAGGCCTCGACGCCGGCCGCGTCCTTGACCGGCCAGTAGTCCATTTCCTCGTCGAGGCTGGCCTCCATGCCGAAGGCCGTGCCCAGATCGGCGGGGTCCTGCTCATGCGGCGCGCGCGC
It contains:
- a CDS encoding metallophosphoesterase; this translates as MRFQLLSDLHMETEPFDPVPAPDAELLVLAGDIDTTWASLERFRGWPVPMLFVPGNHEFDGRDIHEARAGLRELTAGLNMTMLDFDSCVLTDREGRRVRFVGNTRWSDFEVFGAQQLDRAMRAGAYFQRVMGATRHGAVFDAKAVREEGLLCRDWLAKNLAEPAQGRWDAQVAITHFAPSLRSADSRYGNQPGTASFCNNDEALLPLVDVWLHGHLHCRHDYLFAHGGGATRVLSNARGLLRKGEADGHDPLKTFEVFGES